The Candidatus Nanogingivalaceae bacterium DNA segment TTTTATCGGCAATTTTCACGGTCATTTCAGCACCATAACGCGCAAAAACATCTGCCAAAATCTTATTGATTTGTTTTTTAGTTTGTGGATTATTATCGTATGGGTAATCTTCTGGTAGAAGCTCATTAAAGAACACTCGACCAAGAGTTGTGTTTCGAATTTCACCTTTTACAAAAACTCGAATTGGTGTTTGAAGTGCAATAGCGCCTTTATCATAAGCCATTTCTGCTTCGAAAACATTTGCGAAAGGTCGTGGTTTCTTATTCATTTCAGAATGTTTGTCGTAGGTAATGTAGTAATTTCCGTAAACAACATCCTGGTCGACAGAAAGAACCGGTTGACCATCTGCAGGTTTCAAAAGGTTGTGAGAAATACTCATCAAGTCACGAGCTTCAGCTTGAGCGGCGTCAGAAAGTGGCAAGTGAACAGCCATCTGGTCTCCATCGTAGTCGGCGTTAAATCCGTTAGCTACAAGTGGGTGAAGTTGAATCGCTTTTCCTTCAACAAGTTTTGGCTGGAAGGCCTGAATTGAAAGTCGGTGCAATGATGGAGCACGGTTCAAAAGAATGTATTTTCCTTCAACAACGGCATCCAAAGCATCCCAAACTTCAGCTTCTCGCGCATCAATTAATCGAGTTGCTGAACGAATATTGTGTGCGTATTCTTTTTCAATCAACCATGAGATAACGAAAGGCTTAAACAATTCTAGCGCCATTTGTGTTGGTAGACCACATTGATGAGCTTTCAAAGTTGGTCCAACAACGATCACAGAACGACCGGAGTAGTCAACACGTTTTCCAAGCAAGTTTTGACGGAATCGACCTTGCTTACCCTTTAGCATATCGCTCAAAGATTTAAGCTTGCGGCGTCCACCAGCTGTGCTTACAGAACGACCACTTCGAGAAGCATTGTTATCAATCAATGAATCTACAGCCTCTTGGAGCATTCGCATTTCGTTTCGCTTAATCACCATTGGCGCATTAAGTTCGATCAATTTCTTCAAACGATTGTTTCGGTTAATTACTCGGCGATACAAATCGTTTAAGTCTGAAGTCGCAAATCGACCACCTGTCAATTGAACCATAGGTCGCAAATCTGGTGGAATCACTGGAAGAACAGTTAGGCATAGACTTCCTGGTTTAATTCCAGCATTTTTCATACCTTCGATTGTTTTTAGACGTTTAAGAATTTTCTTCTCTCGTTGACCTTTAGCCTTTTCAGCTTCAGCTTCAAGTTTTTCGATAAGTTCATCAATGTTGATTTCATCAAGCAAAGTCTTAATTGCTTCACCACCCATTCCAACTTCGATAATCTCTTCATATTCTTCGGGAAGGTTGCGATAATCAGTTTCACTCATCAATGAGCCTTTAACAAAACTATCGAGTTGACTTTTCTTCAAAGTGTAATTTGAGTTTAACTCTTCAATTTCCTTAGTTTGAGCTTCAGCTAACGACTTAATGTCGGCGCCATCTTTTTCAGCTTCTTTTTCGTAACGAATTTGGATCGCCATTCGCGCTGCTTTATCTTCAGCGTCAAGGTCTGCAAGCATTTGATCGCGTTTTTCTTCGTCAACGTTAAGAATTACATAGCTAGCAAAATAAACAACACGCTCAATGTTTTTGACTGTCATTCCAAGAAGAAGACTCATTGCACTTGGAGCACCACGCATAAACCAAATATGTGCAACTGGAGCAGCCAATGCAATGTGACCCATTCGTTCACGACGAACAATCGCTTTCGTAACTAACTCACCATTCTTATCAACAGCAGCTTCACGAGAACGAACACCTTTTAATTTGTTGTCGTAAGGGTTAATATCTTTAGTTGGTCCAAAGATTTTTTCACAAAACAAACCATCGCGCTCAGGTTTTTGAGTTCGATAATTAATTGTTTCTGGCTTCGTTACTTCGCCGTAAGACCAGCCCAAAATGTCTTCTGGGCTAGCAACTGCGAGGCGAACTGCGTCAAAATCAGCAATCTGGTTCGTATTCACCACTTTCGCCATTTACGCTTCCTCCTTATTTTCTTCAATTTCGTCAATATCTTGAATGTTCATGCTGTCTTCGAATTCACCATCAGATTCATCTCGAACAGTTTCAATGTTTTCATCTTCTTCGAAAGTTGAACTTTCACCATCCTTATTTCGTTCTGCAAGAATTTCATCAGCATCAATGCTTGAGGCATGTCGATCGAGCAAGTCAACTCGAAGACCAAGACCTTGAAGCTCTTTCACAAGAACGTTGAATGATTCTGGCAATTTTGGACCAACAATCTCGCTATGCTTAATGATACTCTCATAAGCTTTTGAACGACCAACAACATCGTCAGACTTAATTGTGAGCATTTCCTGAAGCATATTAGCAGCACCATAAGCCTCAAGTGCCCAAACTTCCATTTCTCCAAATCGCTGACCACCGTTTTGAGCTTTACCACCCAAAGGCTGTTGTGTCACCATTGTGTATGGACCAGTTGATCGGGCGTGAATCTTGTCTGCAACCAAGTGGTGAAGTTTGATCATGTGCATAAATCCAACGGTTGTGCGTTGTTCGAACGGTTCACCAGTTCGACCATCAAACAATTGAACTTTTCCATCGCGAGCAACACCAGCAGCTTCAAGTTCATCGCTCAAAGTTTCAGCATCAACACCATCATATGAAGGAGTTGCAACTCGATATCCTTGAGTTTTTGCAGCCATTCCAAGGTGAACTTCGAAAAGCTGACCAAGGTTCATACGTGAAGGCACACCAAGTGGCGACAAAATAACATCAATCGGAGTTCCGTCTTCCATGAATGGCATGTCGGCTTCTGGTAAGATTTTCGCAACAACACCTTTGTTTCCGTGTCGTCCAGCCATCTTGTCTCCAACCATAATTTTTCGAGCCTCAGCAACGAAAATCTGAATTTGTTGAAGAACACCAGCGCGCATTTCGTGTCCATTTTCTCGAGAGAAGATTTTCACACCGATAACTTTTCCTGAACCAGTATTTTTCATGCGAGTTGATGTATCACGAACATCTTTTGCTTTTTCACCGAAGATAGCACGCAAAAGTCGCTCTTCGCTTGAAAGTTCTTGCTCACCTTTTGGAGTAATCTTTCCAACAAGCACATCACCTGGTTTAACTTCTGAACCAATTTGAACAATTCCGTTTTCATCCAAGTGTCGCAAGCTATATTCACTAGCGTTTGGAATATCACGAGTTACAACCTCTGGTCCAAGTTTAGTTTCTCGAACTTCAACCATGTAATCTTTAATATTGATATTTGTAAGCGTATCTGCTTTAACAAGACGATCAGAAATAATCACAGCGTCGTCCATATTGAAACCACCCCAAGACATAAACGCTACGCGAAGATCACGACCAAGTGCAATTTCTCCATTCTTAATACTTGCACCTTCAACTAAGATATCACCTTTTTTAACTTTTTGACCACGTGAAACTACAACTTTCTGGTTATAGCATCGATCGTCAGCAGTCTTTTGGAAATGTTTTAGTTCATATTTAACAACACCAGTTGAATACTTAACTTCAACAACAACAGCATCAGCACGAACAACCTCACCATCATCTTCAGCAACAATAATTTGGCTTAGATTTCGAGCGATATCAGCTTCAACACCGGTTCCCACGGTTGGAGCTTCAGTCCAAAGAAGTGGCACAGCCTGTTTCTGCATGGCTGAACCTGTTAACGCACGGTCAATTCGGTCGCGCTCTGCAAAAGGAATCAACGAAGCCGCAGCACCAAGAACTTGTCGGTGAACTGCGTCCATAAATGTAACTTCGCTAGCATTAACCTGTGATGGAATAAGATTTTTTCGGGCTGAAACTTGCGCTTCAACAAAGCTTCCATCTTCATTCAATTTCGAACCAGCGTCGGCGATAATTTCACGCATTTCGTGATCTGCATCAAGATATACAACTTCATTTGTGACTTTTCCATCTTTAACACGAAGATATGGAGCTTCAATAAAGCCATATTCGTTAATTCGGGCAAATGTTGCAAGGTTTGTCACAAGACCAACGTTTCCACCTTCTGGTGTTTCCACAAGACAAATTCGTCCGTAGTGAGTTGGGTGGCTGTCACGAACTTCAAGACCGGCACGATCCCGAGTCACACCTCCAGGACCCATTGAGCTCAAACGACGTTTGTGTGAAAGTTCTGAAAGCGGGTTAGTTTCATCCATAACCTGCGCAAGCTGTGAACCGGCAAAGAATTCACGCACTGCAGCAACAACTGGTCGGGCATTAACCAATTGTCCAGGAGTTACAGTTTCGATATCTGTCATTGACATTCGATCCATGGCATTTCGTTGCATTCGAAGCATACCAACACGGAATTGTCGAGCAACAAGCTCACCAACCAATTTTACTCGACGGTTATCAAGACTATCGATATCATCAACTTTACCTTGAGTATTGTTTAGGCGGATAATTTCTTTAATAATCTCGAAAAGATCTTCCATCTGGAAAGAACGATTTTCAGCTGTGTTTGGAGTTTCAAGATTTAATCGTTTATTAATCTTATAACGTCCAACACGACCATAATCAAATCGTTTAAAGTCGAAGAACATTCGCTCAATCATATTTCGAGCGTTCTCAATAGTCGCCAAATCTCCTGGGCGAAGACGACGATAAACTTCAATTAAAGCAGTTGACGGGCTTGAAGTTTGATCTTTTTCAAGAGTTGAATCGATAAATTTAATATCACCAGTATCAACATCTGCAAAAGTGTTTCGAATTTCAGCATTTGTCATGCGACCAAGTGCACGCAAGAAAGTTGTAACTGGAAGTTTTCGACGACGGTCGATTTTTACGTAAATTACACCTTTGTTATCTGTTTCAAACTCTAGCCATGCGCCACGAACTGGGATAACTTTTGCACCATAATAATTCTTTCCATCATTTCCAGTTTCAGCATTAAAGTAAACACCTTCAGAACGAATCAACTGAGAAACAATTACACGCTCAGTTCCGTTAATAATGAAAGTACCTTGGTTAGTCATCCAAGGGTAATCACCAAGATAGATTTCTTGCTCTTTAACTTCACCGGTAACTTTGTTTGTAAGCTCAACTTGAACGTGAAGTGGAGCTTCGAAAGTTAGGTTATTTTCTTTTGCAAAATCTTTTGTAGTTTTTGGATCTTGAAAATTATAGCTCTTAAAACGCAAAGCTAATTTTTGACCGGTGTAATCATCGATCGGGTTAATTTCTTCAAAGATCTCACTCAAACCATTATCGACAAAATCCTTCCAAGATTCTTTTTGGTGAGCGATTAAATCTGGGGTTTCAAGAACGACGTCTTCTTTAGAAAAGAAAGCGCGCCCTACAGCATTAAAGTGCTTTTTTGCCATTTTTCTCCTCGCATTTAAAGTGTTATTAGAATCGGCCCGAAGATTCCCCGTCTATGACTTTCGAAATTTTGCCATCAATTTCGAAGTATTTTTTCCCACAGACACACTACTTCTTGTAGCCCATTCTAACATATTTATCAAAAAAAATCAATAAAAAAACCACTTAAAAAGTGGTTATACAAATTACATTCGAGGTACTAAGGAGGCTGTTTCCTCTACTTTTAGAGCTGCTTGCTCTCCTTCAATCATTTCTCGATTTTTCTTTTCGCTAATCACTTCAGAATTAGCATGCTTAATTACTTCAGTCATTCTCTTTACTACTGTCATAATTTCACCCCCTACATTTTTTTGCTCGAAAGCTTAAATATTCTACACCTTTTTCAATAAAAAGTCAACCCTTATTGATTTTTTATTGAATTTATGGTATTATATAGTTGTTAAATAATTATTTATGCACCTTGAAATTTTGCTTTTAGCTGTTTTTTGAGTGCATTAGAAGGACTTAAAATGAAGAAAAAATATGTCTTTTTAGTGCTCTTCGTAGCGCTATTTTCGTTTTCAACATACTCTACTACAAGTAGAGCTTTTGCGCAAGAACGCAAAAATAACACCACTCAAGTTAGCTTCAAAGACTATTTCGAAAAAGGTAAATCTTTCTCGAAAGATAAGTGGGGCAAATTTAAGAAAAACAGAGATGAATATTTCGCTGAGCCGTTTGAAGCAAAAGGGTTAACCTTTACAGATGTAAATGGCCAAAAAATTGATAAAGTATACTTTTCAATCTCAACGAAATTAAGAATTCACCCGTTGATTAAGCTCGTAGACGAAGATGGAAAGGATATCACAAATTGTGCCTACGATGCACAAAGCACAGGATCTGAATTCAGATTCATTGATATTATCGGCCGCTCTCGTGCGGAAACTCCTTATGCTGCAGGCGTAAATATTTTATTGCCAAATGGGCAATATTATGTTTTGGCACAGCGTATCCCTAAGAGTGGAGATAATTCAGAAGAACAAATTTGGCCTGTCCCTGTTTCAAAAACAGAATGGAATCGACTAAAAGCTCTGAAAAAATCCGCCATTGGCGAAAAAGTTACACCAATTGACGGATATAGCTATTAATAGTCTCGTTCGCGAGGCTATTTTTCTTGTTTAATTATTTTATCAACCAAACCGTATTCAACAGCTTCTTCAGCACTCATCCAATAATCTCGCTCCATATCATTTTTGAGCTTTTCGAAATCCTGACCAGTGTTTTTCGAAAGAATTTTCGCAAGCTTCTCCTTTAAAAGTAGCCCTTCGCGCAAATCAATTTCTTGATCGGTAATTTTTCCGCGCGTACCACTTGAAGGCTGGTGAATCATCACTCGAGCGTTTGGTAGTACTGCACGTTTACCTTTTGCACCCGCCGAAAGCAAAAATGCACCCATTGAAGCCTGCAAGCCAATCCCTATCGTTTGAACATCAGGCTTAATAAAATTCATCGTATCGTAAATCGCCAAACCATCATACACACTCCCGCCTGGGCTATTTATATAAAGCTTAATATCTTCGTCTGGGTTTTCATACGCTAAATGAAGAAGTTGCGCCACCACAACATTTGCCGTATGCGAATTTACCTCTTCACCCAAAAAAATCACACGCTCATTTAGAAGCCGCGAATAAATATCAAACGCACGCTCGCCTCTATTTGTTTCTTCAACTACAGTTGGCACTAAATAGCTTTTTAAATTATCTTTCATATTTCTCCTTATTCTTTCGAAATTTCAATCTTAATTTCGCCCTTTCGCATAGCCGCAATAAATTGGGTTCCTTCTGGTGGATTTTTGTCTAAGATTTCTTCAGCCAAAGGGCATTCAAGTAGATCCTCAATTGTTCGCCGAAGCGGTCTTACGCCATTTTTACTATCATAACCCTTTTCGATAATCCTATCTTTAACAGCTTTTCGAACTTTTAAGTTCAAACCTTTTCTCAACAAACGATTGTTTAAATCAGCTAGAAGTAATTCAAAGATTTGACCAATTTCCTTTTTCGAAAGCGGCTTGAATGTAATTATTCCATCAAAACGATTTAAGAGCTCGGGTTTTAAGAATTTCGAAAGCGCTTTTTTAGTTAATTTCTTGTTTTTAGAGTGGCTTTTTTCTAACGAATTTTCCGCTTCAAAACCGAGTGAATTTTCACGCATAATTTCATTCGCACCAAGATTACTTGTTAATATAATCACTGTATTTTTAAATGAAACTTTTCGGCCTTGCGAATCCGTCAATTCACCATCTTCTAAAAGCTGTAAAAGCAAGTTAAAAACATCAGGATGCGCTTTCTCAATCTCATCAAAAAGCACTACAGAATATGGCTGTCGGCGAATTTTTTCGGTTAAAGTTCCACCCTCTCCGTAGCCAACATAGCCAGCAGGCGCGCCTAAAAGCTGCGAAGTTTTATGCTTTTCGCCAAACTCGCTCATATCGATTTTAATCAATGATTTCGAACCGCCAAAAACTTCCTCGGCAAGCTGGCGCGAAAGTTCAGTTTTTCCGACACCACTTGGACCAAGAAAAATAAACGAACCAATTGGGCGATTTTCATCCGATAGCCCAGACTTATTACGCCGAATCGCTTTCGAAATTTGCTCAATCGCCTCACTTTGCCCAATCACCTTTTTCGAAAGATGCTTTTCGAGATTTTTTAGGACTTTTGCTTGATTTTTCGAAATCTTCCGCACGGGAATATTTGTTTTAAGTGAAATCGCCTTCGCAACCAAATCACTTGTTAAGATCATTTTTTTCGTTTTACTGCGTCTCTTTTTCTCTTCAGTAATCTTTTTTTCAAGCTGCAAAATTCGTGATTCATAAATTGGAACCAAATCTTTTTCACTAAATTCAGCTATCATTTTCTTCTTTTTTAGTTCGTCAATTTCATGCAAATAATTGACAATTTTATTCGAATGTAGAGAATTTTTGCTTACAAGCAACGCGCTAGCTTCATCTAAAGTATCAATCGCTTTATCTGGCATTTGGCGATCAAAAACATACCGCGCGCTCATATCAACAATTTCGCTTAAAATTTCATCAGAAATCACAACGCCGTGATATTTTTCATATTTTTCACGCAAACCTTTAAGAATTTCAAGCGTATCTTTTAAGCTCGGTTCATCAACTCGAATAGACTGAAAACGTCGAGTTAATGCAGAATCCTTTTCTATTGTTTTCTTGTATTCGTCAAAAGTTGTCGCACCAATTAACTTGATTCTACCTCGAGCAAGCGCCGGTTTCAAAATATTTGCCGCATCCATTGCACCATCCGCCGAACCAGTTCCTGTTAACAAGTGTATTTCATCGATAAATGCAATAATTTCTTGATGTTTTTCAAGCGCACTAATTACATTCTTCAAGCGCTCCTCAAACTGGCCTCGGAATTTCGTACCAGCCAACATTCCCGCAAGATCAATTTCGAAAATCTTTTTATTCACTAACTGATGTGGAACTTTTCCGCTCGCAATTTTTTGCGCCAAAAGTTCAACTACTGCCGTTTTTCCAACACCCGCCTCACCAATCAAAACTGGGTTTGATTTTGTGCGCCTTAATAAAATTGTAATCAACCGCTGTACTTCAATTTCTCGACCAATAACCGGATCAAGCTCACCATCTTTGGCTTTTTGAGTTAAATCTTCACCAAATTTTTTCAAAAGTGTTATTTCTCGCCCACTTTGCTGTTTTGGAATTGTTTCAGTTTCTGTTATCGAATTAAAAACATTCCTAATATTATCATCAGCGCCTTCATTTGCCATTTCTTCATCCAAAATCGCTGAAAGCCCCTCGACATCTGTTCCAATTTTTCGAAGCATCACCTGAAGTTGTAAGTTTTTCTGTTTAATTATCGAAAAAAGAAGATTTTTAGTAGTAATTTCTTCAGAATTACCAGAAACCAAACTTGCCATTTTTATCGCAAAAGCCGCTCGATCGGTTAAAATTCTCATATTTGGATCTTCTGGCGCAGGTATTCTATGTTTCGAAAGCGGGCTTTCAACTAAAAAATCATATACATTTTCAAACTTTAAATTGTGGCGATATGCTAAAAGCGTCGCTGAAGATTCGCGATTATCCAGAATTCCCAACAAAACGTGCTCAATTCCAATATAGCCCGTTTTAAATTCACGCGAATAAAACTCCGCACGCTCCAGACTTTTTTGTGCGTTTTCGCTCATTCTTGCAATAATTTCTTGAAAATCTTCAGGATTCATACTCTTATTATACCACATCTTAGCAACCTAATACTTAAACGACTTACCTCTTTTTATTTTTTGATACAGTTTTGGAGCTTATTTGACTTTTATTCTTTTTTTGTATATAATTACTGTATTAAAATGTGTGAACTGAAATTATCTAAAATTCAAACCCCTTTGGGTGAAATGATTGCAATTGCGAATGAAGACGCATTAGTTTTTTTGGAATTTCAAGACAACGATAATTTCGAAAAAGATCTTGAGCAAATTAAAGATTTTTTCGAAACAACTGAAATTCCTGAAGGCGAAAATTTGCCTATAAAACAAATTCGCGCCGAACTTGAAGATTATTTCAAACACCCTTTTGCCGGCTTTCAAACACCTATCGAGATGATTGGCACAGATTTTCAAAAACAAGTTTGGGAAGAAATTCGAAACGTTCGATCAGGCTCAACTACAACTTATTCAGAAATTGCCGAAAAAATCGAAAATCCAAATGCAATCCGCGCAGTTGGTAATGCTCTAAACGCCAATAAACTTTCAATAATTATTCCTTGTCATCGAGTTCTCACTAAAGACATGGATTTTGGCGGCTACAATAGCGGACAAAATCGCAAAAGCTGGCTACTTCAACATGAAGGAATTTAAAAAACGCTCATTACTGAGCGTTTATTTTTTTACTAGAGGCTTTCGATATCTTCACTTCTTTCTTCGAGGTCTTCAGTAAATTTTACCCCATCTTCTCCCAACATCATCATTGTAGCAATCGTTAGAGCATAGTCATAACAATTCCCAATATCGCAATACAATCCGTTAATTCGAACTGCATAGAATTTCATTCCATCATTCATTGCATTTTGTACAGGAATCTGATACATCAACTCACCGTTTCCGTCAAAATTTTCCGCATAATCACTCATATATTTAATGAGTTCATTTTCGAAAATTGCTCCACGAACACTTGCGAGCTCGCTTTTAGCCTTTTCAAAACCTGGTTTTTCGTCGATTTTTTCAACTTCTAAAACCAAATTATCGTTTTTGTCTCGCGGACGATGAATGATTTCACCCACAACAATTGCATATTTTCCATACTCATCGTCGTTCCGCACTTGCTTAACCGGCAGAATGCTTCCGCCAAACTTCTCGTAAGCTTCGAAGATTTGCTCGAATTCATTTTTACCAACTGTTGCAAAGTTGTCGTCTGGGAAAAAGTAAGCAAAATCGCTTTCACCGATGAAATCAATAACTTCAGGTGTGCTGAGTGGAGCTTGATTACCATAGAATTCGCAATCTTGTTGGATAAATTTCGCCGGAGCTAAAAATTCAACCTGTTCAACTTTTTCAGCAAAATCATGTTTACCCTTGCTTCGAAGCTCTTCAACAATTGCTTTTTTACTTTCGAAAACACTTTTTATTGAAGTTTTTTCAGGGCTAATAACAATCGCAACGTTCTTTGTGAGTATTCCAGCCTGAACCAGCTTCTTCATCAAAACCACAATTGAATTTTGTAGGTAGCCCTCAAAGGGTATTGGTAGTAATTCTTTGGCAACTTCTGTGGTTGCTGGTAATGCACGCGTACCATTTCCTGCTGCAGGAATGATAACTTTCAATTCTTCACGTTTCTTTCGCATATCTAAATGCCTCCTTTTTTAAGTACTTTGGTTGCCCAAAGCCAATGTAACAATTATAACATAAGAAAAGCTAGCAGTCAACCCCTGCTAGCTTTCAAGGTTTTATTGATCTTCACCACCAAACTTTTCCCGATCACTTTCGTCACCATCAAGATTTTCAACAACTTCACTCTCAGTTGCCTCGTTTAAAGCGTTAAACAATCCATCTTCAACATTTCCACGAGTTTTCTTTTCAGCGGGTTTAGCAAGCTCAATATCAAGCTCATACCCAGTTAATCGACTTGCAAGACGAACATTTTGACCTGCACGACCAATCGCAATACTTTGTTGATCTTCATTAACAAGCACTGTTGCACGTTTTTTCTCATTTTCGCCAGTAGGTTTGATTTGAACTTCAATAACCTCGGCTGGGTTTAGAGCTTCACGAATAAATTCACTTGGGTTTTCACTCCATGTAATAATATCGATTTTTTCGCGCTCACCAATCTCATTCATAACCGATTGAACACGTACTCCACGACTACCAACGAATGTTCCAACTGGATCAACGCCACTCATCATTGAGCGAACAGCCATTTTTGTTCGACGACCAGCCTCACGAGCAATTCCCACAATTTCAACCATTCCAGTTTCAAGCTCAGGAACCTCTTGCTCAAAAAGATTTTCAACAAATTTAGCATCTGCACGAGAAAGAATTAATTCTGGCGCACGACCTTCACGCTCAATCTCTTTAATCAAAACTTTAACTCGTTGACCAACACTAAAGTATTCACCGTTGATTTGTTCACGAAGTGGCATAACTCCAGTCGCTTTACCAAGATCAATTCGAACAAATCGTTGGTCAATTTTCGAAACAGATCCACTTACAATC contains these protein-coding regions:
- the rpoC gene encoding DNA-directed RNA polymerase subunit beta'; protein product: MAKVVNTNQIADFDAVRLAVASPEDILGWSYGEVTKPETINYRTQKPERDGLFCEKIFGPTKDINPYDNKLKGVRSREAAVDKNGELVTKAIVRRERMGHIALAAPVAHIWFMRGAPSAMSLLLGMTVKNIERVVYFASYVILNVDEEKRDQMLADLDAEDKAARMAIQIRYEKEAEKDGADIKSLAEAQTKEIEELNSNYTLKKSQLDSFVKGSLMSETDYRNLPEEYEEIIEVGMGGEAIKTLLDEINIDELIEKLEAEAEKAKGQREKKILKRLKTIEGMKNAGIKPGSLCLTVLPVIPPDLRPMVQLTGGRFATSDLNDLYRRVINRNNRLKKLIELNAPMVIKRNEMRMLQEAVDSLIDNNASRSGRSVSTAGGRRKLKSLSDMLKGKQGRFRQNLLGKRVDYSGRSVIVVGPTLKAHQCGLPTQMALELFKPFVISWLIEKEYAHNIRSATRLIDAREAEVWDALDAVVEGKYILLNRAPSLHRLSIQAFQPKLVEGKAIQLHPLVANGFNADYDGDQMAVHLPLSDAAQAEARDLMSISHNLLKPADGQPVLSVDQDVVYGNYYITYDKHSEMNKKPRPFANVFEAEMAYDKGAIALQTPIRVFVKGEIRNTTLGRVFFNELLPEDYPYDNNPQTKKQINKILADVFARYGAEMTVKIADKIKGLSFRFVTKSGLSIGKEDYTVYESEKIPEIIANGDAKTTLIQEQYDQGLLTDQERYNLIIENWHKVIDEVSDEISERVEHQGADSPVGLMAVSGSRGSATNIRLAAGLTGIMVDATNREIELPIRSNYTHGMSSLEAFVATRGARQGLISTALKTADSGYLTRRLVDVAQDVFSVADNSSEVDPGFAIYRSESQETMIPFSDRLYGRFTAEAVPGYIEADKLITREIADAIEKDENIKEVKIQSVLSTPDLAGIPQKSYGIDMATGLLVKPAEPVGVIAAQSVGEPGTQLTLNTFHSSGVAGSGAISQGLPRVQELLEARSPKGQAYMTEVSGVVDIWEDGNMNIVQITPQETEDSEAHPVKYEIPNVAALAVSKNDIVRAGDRLTIGSLNLRDLMKFKGVEETQRYIMNEILRIYAAQGQDIASKHLEIIVRQMFSRVQIEDAGDSSFIIGDVVSKAAVVEANKLLVAQGKKPAEFKQQLLGITKVSIFSDSFLSAASFQNTTSVLINAATSGRVDKLHGLKENVIIGRKIPVGTGARAHEEKFEINEDLDSENETNDSSVEE
- a CDS encoding DNA-directed RNA polymerase subunit beta; its protein translation is MAKKHFNAVGRAFFSKEDVVLETPDLIAHQKESWKDFVDNGLSEIFEEINPIDDYTGQKLALRFKSYNFQDPKTTKDFAKENNLTFEAPLHVQVELTNKVTGEVKEQEIYLGDYPWMTNQGTFIINGTERVIVSQLIRSEGVYFNAETGNDGKNYYGAKVIPVRGAWLEFETDNKGVIYVKIDRRRKLPVTTFLRALGRMTNAEIRNTFADVDTGDIKFIDSTLEKDQTSSPSTALIEVYRRLRPGDLATIENARNMIERMFFDFKRFDYGRVGRYKINKRLNLETPNTAENRSFQMEDLFEIIKEIIRLNNTQGKVDDIDSLDNRRVKLVGELVARQFRVGMLRMQRNAMDRMSMTDIETVTPGQLVNARPVVAAVREFFAGSQLAQVMDETNPLSELSHKRRLSSMGPGGVTRDRAGLEVRDSHPTHYGRICLVETPEGGNVGLVTNLATFARINEYGFIEAPYLRVKDGKVTNEVVYLDADHEMREIIADAGSKLNEDGSFVEAQVSARKNLIPSQVNASEVTFMDAVHRQVLGAAASLIPFAERDRIDRALTGSAMQKQAVPLLWTEAPTVGTGVEADIARNLSQIIVAEDDGEVVRADAVVVEVKYSTGVVKYELKHFQKTADDRCYNQKVVVSRGQKVKKGDILVEGASIKNGEIALGRDLRVAFMSWGGFNMDDAVIISDRLVKADTLTNINIKDYMVEVRETKLGPEVVTRDIPNASEYSLRHLDENGIVQIGSEVKPGDVLVGKITPKGEQELSSEERLLRAIFGEKAKDVRDTSTRMKNTGSGKVIGVKIFSRENGHEMRAGVLQQIQIFVAEARKIMVGDKMAGRHGNKGVVAKILPEADMPFMEDGTPIDVILSPLGVPSRMNLGQLFEVHLGMAAKTQGYRVATPSYDGVDAETLSDELEAAGVARDGKVQLFDGRTGEPFEQRTTVGFMHMIKLHHLVADKIHARSTGPYTMVTQQPLGGKAQNGGQRFGEMEVWALEAYGAANMLQEMLTIKSDDVVGRSKAYESIIKHSEIVGPKLPESFNVLVKELQGLGLRVDLLDRHASSIDADEILAERNKDGESSTFEEDENIETVRDESDGEFEDSMNIQDIDEIEENKEEA
- a CDS encoding ATP-dependent Clp protease proteolytic subunit — protein: MKDNLKSYLVPTVVEETNRGERAFDIYSRLLNERVIFLGEEVNSHTANVVVAQLLHLAYENPDEDIKLYINSPGGSVYDGLAIYDTMNFIKPDVQTIGIGLQASMGAFLLSAGAKGKRAVLPNARVMIHQPSSGTRGKITDQEIDLREGLLLKEKLAKILSKNTGQDFEKLKNDMERDYWMSAEEAVEYGLVDKIIKQEK
- a CDS encoding ATP-dependent Clp protease ATP-binding subunit, with amino-acid sequence MNPEDFQEIIARMSENAQKSLERAEFYSREFKTGYIGIEHVLLGILDNRESSATLLAYRHNLKFENVYDFLVESPLSKHRIPAPEDPNMRILTDRAAFAIKMASLVSGNSEEITTKNLLFSIIKQKNLQLQVMLRKIGTDVEGLSAILDEEMANEGADDNIRNVFNSITETETIPKQQSGREITLLKKFGEDLTQKAKDGELDPVIGREIEVQRLITILLRRTKSNPVLIGEAGVGKTAVVELLAQKIASGKVPHQLVNKKIFEIDLAGMLAGTKFRGQFEERLKNVISALEKHQEIIAFIDEIHLLTGTGSADGAMDAANILKPALARGRIKLIGATTFDEYKKTIEKDSALTRRFQSIRVDEPSLKDTLEILKGLREKYEKYHGVVISDEILSEIVDMSARYVFDRQMPDKAIDTLDEASALLVSKNSLHSNKIVNYLHEIDELKKKKMIAEFSEKDLVPIYESRILQLEKKITEEKKRRSKTKKMILTSDLVAKAISLKTNIPVRKISKNQAKVLKNLEKHLSKKVIGQSEAIEQISKAIRRNKSGLSDENRPIGSFIFLGPSGVGKTELSRQLAEEVFGGSKSLIKIDMSEFGEKHKTSQLLGAPAGYVGYGEGGTLTEKIRRQPYSVVLFDEIEKAHPDVFNLLLQLLEDGELTDSQGRKVSFKNTVIILTSNLGANEIMRENSLGFEAENSLEKSHSKNKKLTKKALSKFLKPELLNRFDGIITFKPLSKKEIGQIFELLLADLNNRLLRKGLNLKVRKAVKDRIIEKGYDSKNGVRPLRRTIEDLLECPLAEEILDKNPPEGTQFIAAMRKGEIKIEISKE
- a CDS encoding methylated-DNA--[protein]-cysteine S-methyltransferase; its protein translation is MCELKLSKIQTPLGEMIAIANEDALVFLEFQDNDNFEKDLEQIKDFFETTEIPEGENLPIKQIRAELEDYFKHPFAGFQTPIEMIGTDFQKQVWEEIRNVRSGSTTTYSEIAEKIENPNAIRAVGNALNANKLSIIIPCHRVLTKDMDFGGYNSGQNRKSWLLQHEGI